In the Hermetia illucens chromosome 1, iHerIll2.2.curated.20191125, whole genome shotgun sequence genome, tatgtagattcaatacggtgaaactactctgggtgccCGTTCATTCTGGTgcagatgaaaatgaaattccgGAGTTTTTTGGCAAAAGAGAGTTCAAATTTCCCCATGcccgaccggaaccagcaattggagtgtcagtagcagtAGCAAAAACTGGAAAGGTTTCTATAATGGAAGGTGGCAGCTGCTAAATATACCAAAGTTTTCTTCtcagaaacaaacaaacacactgcaaaatttatcctgtcgagaagcaggaagacttgcaggagtattgtggtcATTCTGACTCGTCATGATTCACTACCTGGGCATATGTTCGGAATAGGGATATTTTGTTAGACGAGGGTCTCGAGTAAAATAAACCACTAGGgtgtgagtgctcagaggctttgctccTCGCCAGCTCATGACAGTGTTCAGTCTCGCCagtatgacagtgtccataacaagaacaaagaagggtAGTgacagggcgcttccttgataaacattcACAGAGCGGTTTAGATATACCAGCCACATCTCGAACTCTGTGAAGAAAGTGAATCACTGATCCAAATTGACTTGTGGGTCAAATACATTAACATATTATATTAATTGCTAAAAGTATCGGGCACCATTGAACATATTGAGGTCAACATTTGTCACTCATACCATATAAAAAATGTTGTTATCCTTAGTCAAGAAATGGCTATGTTGTTACCTTACTATTACCAAAAGAAATCGCTCACAAACTGAAGGTTACCAATAAAAGGTCCTACATCATCCAAAATCAACTTATTTACTACAATACTATTCAAATACTAAGCGCATACTTCTTTGATTAGAATCCATAGAGTCATCGATATCCAGTTCCGGTTCGCTCCTTTGGCAACACGTTGAAGTACACCAATAATACTAgattcaaacaaaaatcaaccaatTATTTAAGATCACCAAGAAAACACAATCACGATTGATTTCAACACTGATATTCCACTTGAACGCTTTCATTTAAGACACGCGTACTTACTAAAACGCAGACGGTTATAAACGAAAGTGTGAGTATTAGAGCGGCTTCCCAAAAACTGAAATCCATTTTTAATATTGTTTGCTTCCTATgcagcaacattcgaaataagtcGACTTCCTAACCCATCATCCAGCACTTTTTTTATAGAGAAGAATTCTCGAATATTTTACTCTAATCcttgaaatatttcaagacGTTCTCATGTTGATTCTACATTGTAAGTTTCGTATTTTTCGAGAAATTGCGATAAGATAACGATCTTGAGACGGAACAAGATTCATCGCAATACGATGGAATATGATAAATAGATAACGACGAAAAGAAAGCTACGTTCGCCAATTACAATACGTCTTAACTGAATCATTTAGAATCTGGCAACCCAAGGTAGTCTTGAATGTTGAAATATATGAATGAATAAAATGAATAGAAATAAATGATAACAATATCTGACCATGGTGAAGTTACAATTTGTTACTTTCTGAGAGTATGAGAAACTTTTAAGAAGCAACAGCCGATTCTGAATGTAATTGACAATTACTAAAGACTATTGAAGAACGTAGTAGAAATGATTCCTGTTTCTTAAGAAGTGTTAAGAGACTGCTCAAATAATAATGAtaggagtgaaagtaaatcggaaaccgGAATCTCAGCGCGTCAAGTACGAAAGGTCTTGttgatttcttatgtaagaatatttaggtACTCGATGGTACCATgtatatatgtttttttttttttttttttgggagtagggtaggtgaatgcgtttacgcacagagtgttggactcccgcaaccgcacgctggcggactaccaactaaacacctccctgtcatcagagaactagcctggtaccgtttgacacattacttcgggctagccctcccgttctcccggctttgggagccttcaagtcagggaattcctttcaccaacgggaggggaggggaggaagggagttgttagttcagggaaccccttaccgcccGATCCCTCTggcggtcgagttcaatcttcttcgtagtaagaagagcccgaacataatgcgcaatacgattccagctgccagcgctcttcagcatctctctgaaaatgttgtctggagagagctcccctgtgtctgcattaaGCTGCtagcggaggccgtcccacctctcgcaagagaaaaaggtgtgttcagcgtcatccgccactctattgcagaacacacaatcaggagatcacgccttcccaaccctgtgcagataagactgaaaacctccatgcccacttagaagttgggtaaggaagtaatcaatctcaccgtgctttctgttcaaccacgggtctaatttgtcgatgagccgcgcagtccacttgccccttggctcattttgccaagaaagttgccactcgttaagggtgcgttgacgttcttcacgggcaaccacttctcttaagttttcgctcttacggcgatagatagctttgcgctccttggcaaggagggcaacggggatcactcccgcaatcaccatcacagccggttcggagacggtgcgataagcagacgccactcgcaaagctccccgcctctgcacttgagcgaggcgtttacgatgcacctccttgtcaaggggatcagcccataccttcgcaccatagagaaggacggactgcgttactcccatgaggagacgtctcctagttgatatagggccgccgacattcgccattagccgactcaaggccgcgactccagccgcagccctgtccgcggctgttttgatttgctcgaagaagctcatcttcgagtcgagcatatatgtatatatatatgttgaaTATACATGATACTCACGTTTTATTTTTCAGGGAGTGGTAATTTGGAGTATAATAAaagtagaatttccaccaaattccggTATAATGCtacatattagaaattatattaCT is a window encoding:
- the LOC119661116 gene encoding uncharacterized protein LOC119661116 — its product is MLLHRKQTILKMDFSFWEAALILTLSFITVCVLYYWCTSTCCQRSEPELDIDDSMDSNQRTPAIFTITTVLMGDSRSTTQRYTTTRTNAELVPGDYPPTYEEAVRRIRVS